In Deefgea piscis, the DNA window ATTAAATATCGCTCTTTAACAAAATAGAAGAAGTAATTAATTCCAATAAACATTGTAATGGAATTAGATTTGAGAATAACTGCTTGCAGTTGTTATTGAGTTTAGTTTCAAAGTAAAAATATTGGGTTGATTGTATCTGTTCAGTTGTGCTGGTCTCATGCCAGTGTAACTGAACCGCAAGTGAAATGAGAACTCACTTGCAAGTCGCAAATACGATTTCAGTAATCTGAGATACGTTTTACGTGTTTGAGGTTATAGGATCAAGCGAATAAGTGCATCTGGTGGATGCCTTGGCGATGATAGGCGACGAAGGACGTGATAGCCTGCGATAAGCGTGGGGGAGCTGGCAAAGTGCTTTGATCCCACGATTTCCGAATGGGGAAACCCGGCCCTTTTGGGTCATCCTAGACTGAATACATAGGTCTAGCGAAGCGAACCCGGTGAACTGAAACATCTAAGTAACCGGAGGAAAAGAAATCAACCGAGATTCCCAAAGTAGTGGCGAGCGAAATGGGAAGAGCCTGTACGTGATAGCAGTAGACTTAATAGAATGGAATGGAAAGTCCAACCATAGTGGGTGATAGTCCCGTATATGAAAAGTCAATTGTGGTACTAAGCGTACGAGAAGTAGGGCGGGACACGAGAAATCCTGTTTGAAGATGGGGGGACCATCCTCCAAGGCTAAATACTCATCATCGACCGATAGTGAACCAGTACCGTGAGGGAAAGGCGAAAAGAACCCCGGGAGGGGAGTGAAATAGAACCTGAAACCGGATGCATACAAACAGTGGGAGCCCTTGAAAAATGGGGTGACTGCGTACCTTTTGTATAATGGGTCAGCGACTTACGTTCAGTAGCGAGCTTAACCGAATAGGGGAGGCGTAGGGAAACCGAGTCCGAATAGGGCGCATAGTTGCTGGGCGTAGACCCGAAACCAAGTGATCTATCCATGGCCAGGATGAAGGTGCGGTAACACGCACTGGAGGTCCGAACCCACTAACGTTGCAAAGTTAGGGGATGAGCTGTGGATAGGGGTGAAAGGCTAAACAAACTTGGAAATAGCTGGTTCTCCTCGAAAACTATTTAGGTAGTGCCTCATGTATCACTGACGGGGGTAAAGCACTGTTATGGCTAGGGGGTCATCGCGACTTACCAAACCATGGCAAACTCTGAATACCGTCAAGTGCGAGCATGGGAGACAGACCTGGGGTGCTAACGTCCTGGGTCAAGAGGGAAACAACCCAGACCGCCGTCTAAGGTCCCAAATGATCAATTAAGTGGAAAACGAGGTGGGAAGGCACAGACAGCCAGGATGTTGGCTTAGAAGCAGCCATCATTTAAAGAAAGCGTAATAGCTCACTGGTCGAGTCGTCCTGCGCGGAAGATGTAACGGGGCTCAAATTGATAACCGAAGACGCGGATATGACCATTTATGGCATATGGTAGAGGAGCGTTCTGTAAGCCTGTGAAGGTGTCTTGAGAAGGATGCTGGAGGTATCAGAAGTGCGAATGCTGACATGAGTAGCGATAAAGGGAGTGAAAAGCTCCCTCACCGAAAACCCAAGGTTTCCTGCGCAACGTTCATCGGCGCAGGGTGAGTCGGCCCCTAAGGCGAGGCAGAAATGCGTAGTCGATGGGAAACAGGTTAATATTCCTGTACTTGATATAAGTGCGATGTGGGGACGGAGAAGGTTAGGTTAGCCAACTGTTGGAATAGTTGGTTTAAGTGTGTAGGCGGGTGTCTTAGGCAAATCCGGGACGCTGTTAACGCTGAGGCATGATGACGATTCACTTAGGTGATGAAGTAACTGATACCCTGCTTCCAAGAAAAGCCACTAAGCTTCAGCTTATATTGAACCGTACCGCAAACCGACACAGGTGGGTAGGAAGAGTATTCTAAGGTGCTTGAGAGAACTCGGGAGAAGGAACTCGGCAAATTAACACCGTAACTTCGGGAGAAGGTGTGCCTTATAGGTGAAGAACCTTGCGTTTGGAGCTATATAAGGCCGCAGAGAAATGGGGGCTGCGACTGTTTATCAAAAACACAGCACTCTGCCAACACGAAAGTGGATGTATAGGGTGTGACGCCTGCCCGGTGCTGGAAGGTTAATTGATGGGGTGCAAGCTCTTGATCGAAGCCCCAGTAAACGGCGGCCGTAACTATAACGGTCCTAAGGTAGCGAAATTCCTTGTCGGGTAAGTTCCGACCCGCACGAATGGCGTAACGATGGCCCTACTGTCTCCTCCCGAGACTCAGCGAAGTTGAAGTGTTTGTGAAGATGCAATCTCCCCGCTGCTAGACGGAAAGACCCCGTGAACCTTTACTGTAGCTTTGCATTGGACTTTGAAGTGGTTTGTGTAGGATAGGTGGGAGGCTTTGAAGCAGAGACGCTAGTTTCTGTGGAGCCGTCCTTGAAATACCACCCTGACCCCTTTGAGGTTCTAACCTTGGTCCGTTATCCGGATCGGGGACCGTGCATGGTAGGCAGTTTGACTGGGGCGGTCTCCTCCCAAATTGTAACGGAGGAGCTCGAAGGTCGCCTAGGTACGGTCGGACATCGTACTGATAGTGTAATGGCAAAAGGCGGCTTAACTGCGAGACCGACAAGTCGAGCAGGTGCGAAAGCAGGACATAGTGATCCGGTGGTTCTGTATGGAAGGGCCATCGCTCAACGGATAAAAGGTACTCCGGGGATAACAGGCTGATTCCGCCCAAGAGTTCACATCGACGGCGGAGTTTGGCACCTCGATGTCGGCTCATCACATCCTGGGGCTGTAGCCGGTCCCAAGGGTATGGCTGTTCGCCATTTAAAGTGGTACGTGAGCTGGGTTCAAAACGTCGTGAGACAGTTTGGTCCCTATCTGCAGTGGGCGTTGGAAATTTGAGAGGGGCTGCTCCTAGTACGAGAGGACCGGAGTGGACTGACCTCTGGTGTACCGGTTGTCACGCCAGTGGCATTGCCGGGTAGCTAAGTCGGGAAGAGATAAGCGCTGAAAGCATCTAAGCGCGAAACTTGCCTCAAGATGAGATTTCCCTAGGGTTTTAAATCCTCTAAAGAGTCGTTCGAGACCAGGACGTTGATAGGTTGGGTGTGGAAGCGCAGTAATGCGTTAAGCTAACCAATACTAATTGCTCGTGAGGCTTGATCCTATAACCTGAAGCGCGTAGTGCGACGATGGATATAATTGACCCAAAGTAGGACGGTGTGAAAGCGCTGAACTACAAAAAATACTTAAATGGTGTTGATTGGTGTGTAGTATAATTACTTCTTCTATTGATTTTACGAGTTAGCGTTGTAGGTTGCGGTCTGAAAAGATAGCGGCTGAATGCGATAACTCTCGTGTAGCTCGAAAGAGTTGCACCAGACAGTTTAATGTCTGGCGACCATAGCGAGGTGGTCCCACTCCTTCCCATCCCGAACAGGACAGTGAAACACCTCAGCGCCGATGATAGTGCGGATTGCCCGTGTGAAAGTAGGTCATTGCCAGACTTCCCATACCAGAAAGCCCGATTCGAAAGAGTCGGGCTTTTTGCTGTTCTTTACTTTTACGAGCACACTATCAAATAAATTTGATGTTAACTACATTTCAATATGTAGTTCATCGTTCTCATTTTATTGGTGTGATAACTTTAACTTAGGTTAGTATTCAGAACTTAACGGCCAAATTAATATTTAAATCAAAGGGGCTTTAATGCAAAACGCTCTACCTATTTATTCTATGCCTGAATTCGAAAGTAAAATCTGCCCGCCAGAGTTATTGGCAGAGAAAATTCAATTACTAGCACGCCCCTTGGTTTTTACTAATGGCTGTTTTGACATTTTACATCGTGGTCATGTAACTTATTTGGCGCAGGCTCGTGCGCTGGGGGCGAGTCTGATCGTTGCATTGAATACGGACGAGTCGGTGCGTCGTTTGGGTAAAGGCGATGATCGGCCAATTAATCCACTGGCTAACCGTGCTGCAGTGATCGCGAGTTTAGCTGCGGTTGATCTTGTGACTTGGTTTCATGAAGATACGCCTTTTAATTTAATTGATTGTGTCCAGCCGGAAATTCTTGTTAAAGGCGGCGACTGGCAATTAGAGCAGATCGTCGGCAGTCGAGAAGTTTTAGCTAGAGGCGGGGTTGTACATTCGATTCCATTTTTATTTGATACTTCTACGACCCAGACATTGAAGAAAATAAGAGGTGATGAATGAGTTCAAATACAGAGAATGTTTTATTCAATGTCGTTAAGGATGTTAAACATTTAGGTTTTTTTAGTACGGACTTTTTATTACAAATTGCTGTTTTATTGTCATGCTGGGGTTTAGCTTTTTTAATTGTAAACCGTTCAAAGAGGCGTGTCGCAGCAAAAAATTTCCGTTGGCAATTAGCTAATGATGGTGTGCAGCGTTTATTATTTCCTGTGTTAGCACTGATTTTAGTTACTCTAGGCAATATTACATACCAAGTGTTTGAAGGACAAACCAGCTCTTTATTGCGTCTTGCTAATCTACTGATGGTTGGCTTGGTTAATATTCGTATTCTTGTTTATATTATTCGAAGAACTTTTGAAGGTGCAACTTGGGTGCAGCGTTGGGAGCGATATATTGCTGTAGTCATTTGGATTGGTTATGTATTGCATGTTGTAGGTATTTTGCCGCAGATTTTAGAGGCATTAGATACGATTAGTTTCGATGCTGGAAAAGTTCATATATCTATACTTACCGTAATTCAGGGTTTATTGTCGGTTGGTGCGACGCTACTGATTGCAATGTGGATTGGACGCTTAATCGAGCAGCGTTTAATGTCTACAGATGTTATGGATATGAACGTTCGTGTTGTGCTAGTTAAGGTAATGCGTTCGCTATTGGTTGTTTTGGCGGTGCTTGCGTCTTTATCAATGGTTGGTATTGATTTAACGGTCCTGTCGGTCTTTGGTGGAGCCTTAGGTGTCGGCTTGGGTTTTGGCTTACAAAAAATTGCTTCTAATTATGTTTCTGGATTTATTATTCTGTTGGATCGCTCGATTAAATTAGGCGATTTGATTTCAGTTGATAATCGCCAAGGCATTATTAGTGGCTTAACTTCTCGTTATATTGTTTTAAAAGCGCCTGATGGCACTGAAGCTTTGGTACCAAATGACACTTTAATTTCTCAAACCGTCGTGAATCAGTCTTATAACGATCGTTCGGTCTGGGTTGGTCTGCCTATTCAGGTGGCATATAACTCAGATTTAGATCAAGTTATGCGTCTCATGACAGAGATTACTAAAGATGAATCGCGTATTTTGAAAGAACCGGCTCCAGGGGCATTTGTTACAGCATTTGCCGATAGTGGTATTAACTTGACGTTAGGGTTTTGGCTAGCGGATCCAGAAAATGGACAGTTGGGTTTGAAATCTGACTTAAATATGAAAATCTGGCGGGCATTTAAAGCAAATAATATTGAGATTCCTTACCCTCGGCGTGATATTACGATTTTACCTGGATCAGTTTTACCTAATTCAAATGTGTAATGCTGTTGTTTTTGAGTAATGCTGAGTAAAATCAGCGTTCGATTATTTTTAATCGCAATGGCATAAACCTTGCACAAGGAAGATGGAATGGAATGGCTTAATGGAATGGTTGTTTTACCGTGGTGGGGCTATGTACTGGTCGTCCTCACGCTAACGCATATTACGATTGCATCGGTAACGATTTACCTGCATCGGCATCAAGCGCATCGTGCGCTTGATTTACACCCATTGATAAGCCATTTTTTTCGTTTCTGGTTGTGGTTAACCACGGCGCAAGTAACTAAGGAGTGGGCAGCAATTCATCGCAAGCATCATGCTAAATGTGAGAGCGTCGATGATCCACATAGCCCACAGATATTGGGTATTGGCAAAGTATTTTGGCAGGGTTGGGAGTTGTATCGGGCAGAAGCTGCGAATGTAGAAACATTGCAAAAATATGGGCATGGCACTCCGGATGATTTTTTAGAGCGTAATTTGTATTCGCGCCATGCATCGTGGGGACCGACTTTAATGGCGGTGATTGACCTATTACTATTTGGGGTAAATGGTATTTGGATTTGGGCCGTGCAAATGTTATGGATTCCAGTCACTGCAGCAGGGATTATCAATGGATTTGCGCATTACTGGGGCTATCGTAATTTTGAAACAGAAGATGCGTCTACGAATTTGTTGCCTTGGGGAATTTTGATTGGTGGAGAAGAATTACATAATAATCATCATACATTTGGTACATCAGCGAAATTATCTTATAAGTGGTTTGAATTTGATATTGGTTGGTTGTATATCCGCACGATGGCTATTTTGGGTTTAGCAAAAATTCGTAAAGTCGCACCTAAATTAAAAGTTACAACTATTCGTCCCGAGCTCGATGAGCAGGTCTTACAAGCGATTATTGCAAATCGATACGCAATTGCCGCGCATTATGCTCGCACCTTAAAACAAACTGTTGCCGCAGAGATTGAGCACTTATCGGCAACGGCTGCTTTGCCTTCAATGAGTTTTGATATTGCAAAACGCATGAAGCTTTGGTTAAAGCAAGATGCAAAAGATACTTCGGCTAGCGATAAAATCCATTTGGAATTAATTTTGACGCAAAGTAAGGTGCTGGAGCAGGTATATCAAATGCGACAAGAATTAACGCGTATTTGGGAGCGATCAACGTTGAATCGACATGAATTAGTTTTGCAGTTACAAGATTGGTGCACACGCGCAGAAAATAGCGGTATTCAATCTTTACGTGAATTTTCTTTGCGTTTACGTGCGATTGCTTAAGAAAAAAGTTTTAAAATAGTGTCATCATTAATTGAAGGCGAACCTTAGGTTCGCCTTTTTATATTTATTTTGGAGAATAAAACAATGTCATCTATTCAGCGTTACCATGTTGGCCCTCGTCTTTGTGAAACCGTAGTGCATAACAACACCGTTTATTTGGCAGGGCAAATTGCTGAAGATTTAGACAAAGATGCCTTGGGACAAACTGTAGAAGTTTTGGCGTGTATTGATCGCTTGTTGGCAGAAGTAGGTTCAGATAAGACAAAAATTTTGCAGGTTACAATTTTTATCACTGATATGGCTGATTTTGATGCGATGAATTTAGCTTGGGGTGAATGGGTCCCTCAAGGGCATACGCCAGCCCGAGCAACCGTTCAAGCTAAGTTGGCTGATCCCCGTTACAAGGTAGAAATGACGGTGATCGCCGCGCTCTAAATTGGTTATTGTGCATAGAATGTAAGTTAACAATTAGGTAGTGTGATTCGGGTCTTTCATTGTCTAACGAGGTTGCAGATGTCTCGAGTTATGTTGGCGTACTTAGCAAGTTGGCAGCAATGCGATATCAGTGCTTTGCCGGTAGAAAAATTAACGCATCTTTGCTATGCCTTCGCCAAAGTTGTCGATGGCGAAGTGATTGAGCAAGAATCTGGTGATCCACTGCTTAGTAATGAAGCGTATTGTCAGAAATTATGTGCGCAATTGCAGCAATTAAAACTTAGAAATCCAGCACTCAAAATCTTGATATCGATTGGCGGTTGGGGGGCAGATGGCTTTTCTGATGCTGCATTAACCGAGGCATCACGTGAGCAGTTTAGCCGTTCGACACTACGCTTTATGCAGAAATATCAGTTTGATGGTGTTGATTTGGATTGGGAGTATCCAAGCAATGCGATGGCAGGCATTAAAGCGCGACCAGAAGATCGGCAAAATTTCACTTTAATGTTGAGCTCATTACGGATTCATCTCGATGAGGCTTCTGCTCAAATGGAACGTAAAACCCCATATTTGTTAACCATTGCTGCAGGGGTAGGTACATACTATTTAGAGGGCGTTGAGCTAGAAAAAGTCGCGGCGCAGTGCGACTTTATTAATTTGATGACGTACGATTTTTATAATGGTTGGGCAACTTGCGCAGGGCATCATGCTAATTTATTGACCGCCGCGCATGATCCTAGTGGCGATAGTGCAGACCGAGGTGTACAGCTTTTTCTTGATCATGGTGTCGCGGCAGAAAAAATGGTGTTGGGTTGTCCATTTTATGGCCGGAGTTTATTGGGTGTGGCGAGTCCAGGTTTAGGCGCCGAGGGTCGAGCGCAATCGAATGGTACGCATAGTTATTACAAAATTGCGAATGAGCTTATTCCTAGTGGTCGTTTTACTCGGCATTGGGACGAATCAGCAAAGGCACCATGGTTGTTTGATGGTGATGAGTTTATTAGTTATGAAGATGTTGAGTCGATAGCGCTGAAAGGACAATATGTGAAACAGCGCGGCTTAGCTGGCGCTATGTTTTGGGAATACACTGAAGATCAAAGTAACGTCTTATTGGATGTATTGTGGCAAAACCTACAAGATTGATTGGTAGTATATTGATGTAGCCATTGTTTTGTATGGTTTTGCATCATATACCTATGGAGTGATGATTATGCTTGGCATACCGTCTGATGCCGTGATTGCGACGCCTTTTGGGCGAATTGGTTTGAGCTTGCAAGACGAATATTTAAGTGCCGTGGATTTTCTGGTTGCTGACACGCCATTACAAGCAAATCATCACCCCTTATTGCAAGAGGCGCAGCGGCAGATTTTGGCGTATTTTAATGAGCCTAAATTTGTTTTTGATTTGCCTTATCAACTTAATGGAACGCCACATCAACTGAAAGTATGGCAAGCCATCGCACAGATTCCTGCGGGTGAAGTGCTGACTTATGCCGAGATTGCTCGGCGTTGCAGCTCAAGCCCACGGGCGATTGGTGGCGCCTGCGGGCGTAACCCGATTCCATTGGTGATTCCTTGTCATCGCGTGGTAGCGATGCATGGACTTGGCGGTTTTAATGCCAACCGAAATGGACTTGATTGGTTGCCGATCAAGCGCTGGTTATTACAACATGAAGGGGTTATTGATGGCCAATAAAGCGCCTTTGCCAATGATTGCCGACAGTGAGATGGCGTTGATCAATCAATTTTTGGACGCTATTTGGCTCGGAGATGGTTTGGCGAGCAACACCATTGAAAGTTATCGTCGTGATTTACTGATTTGGGCTGAATGGCTCGCTAGTGAGCGTGAACAACAACTATTAATTGCTGATCGAGATGCGATGCAGGCATTTTTAGCTCGGCAATCTCGCGATATGAAGGCCTCGACCTTAGCGCGGCGAATGGCCAGTTTGCGTAAGTTTTATCGGCAAGCCTTGCTCAATGGGCAAATTACAGTCGACCCCACCGCTGAATTAACCTCGCCACGTCGAGTTCGACCGTTACCTAAAGCCTTACCTGAGGCGAGTATTACCGCGTTATTGGCAGCGCCAGACATCAATCTTGCCGCCGGTTTGCGTGATCGAGCCATGCTGGAGTTAATGTATGCCACTGGATTACGTGTAACTGAGCTGGTTGAGTTATCGGTAAATCATCTTTTCCTACGTGAGAAATACATTCGGGTTATGAATGGTAAAGGCGGAAAACAGCGCTTAGTGCCCATTGGCGAGTGGGCGGCACAATGGCTCAGCCGTTACCTTACAGAGGCGCGTTTACTACTGCTCAAAAATGCCGCGCAAGCCACGTTGTTTTTAAATCAACGTGGAGAGCCACTCACTCGACAAGGTTGCTGGTTTATTATTAAACAGTATGCAGTGCAGGCAAATATTCCGGCAGAGTTGCTCAGTCCGCATGTTTTAAGGCACGCATTTGCGACTCATTTACTTAACCATGGCGCTGATTTGCGGGTGGTACAAATGTTACTGGGCCATTCTGACATAACTACAACTCAAATTTACACGCAGGTTGCGTCAACCAGATTGAAAACATTGCATCAAACTAACCACCCAAGAGGGTAAATGATTTAATATTTTATGCATATCAGATAATCTTTTGATGTTGCCACTCAATGGCACTTACATTGGAGATTAAAATGGATACAAGCTTGATTAGCAAATATCAAGATATCATCATGGGATATGTTGCTGAGTTTGGTGTAAAAATTATCGCCGGTATTGCTTTTTGGGTTATCGGTCGTTGGCTTATTGGCATGGTGGTGCGGTTTATTCAAGCTGGTTTAGTCCGGCAGAAAGTCGATGCGACGGTTTTACGCTATGTGGGTTCTGCAGTGACCGTGTTGTTGAATGTGTTGTTAGTGATTGGCATTTTGGGTTACTTCGGCATTCAAACCACGACTTTTGCGGCTTTGCTTGCTGCTGTGGGTCTTGCTGTAGGTATGGCGTGGTCTGGGTTGTTGGCTAACTTTGCTGGCGGTGCATTTTTAATTGTATTGCGGCCTTTTAAAGTTGGAGACATGATCACTGCCGGTGGGGTAACGGGGGTAGTACATGAAGTTGGGCTATTTTCCTCAACGATTATGACACCAGATAATGTGCTGACTTTTGTTGGTAATAATAAAATCTTTACGGATAATATTCAGAACTACACCGCAACTAAATATCGCCGAGTTGATTTAAAAGCCCAGCTTTCTGGTGCCGCTGATGCTGAAAAAGCAATTGCCTTACTGAAAGAGGCGATTGCGAAGATTCCGAATGTAATGGTTGAGCCAGGTGTTGAGGTTGAAGTGCTTGAGTTTCAATTGGTTGGCCCAGTTCTTGCCGTGCGCCCATATTGCCATAATGATCATTACTGGCAAGTTTACTTCCAAGCGAATAAGGCGATTTTAGATACCTTAGCGACATTCCCAGCGCCGACGCCATCGCATCTGGTGGTAGTTCAACAAAAAGAAAATACGGCACAATAAAACATTTTGCTACGACATAATAAAAAACCCCGCAGACTTTAATTCTGCGGGGTTTTTATTGCATGAGGGTAGGGTATTAAGCCGAAACCTTTTCTAGCTCTGGTAGATTGAGCAATACCTTACCTTCATTATCAATATCGATGGTGACTTCGCCACCGCCAGCTAAACGTCCAAATAACAACTCATCTGCAAGCGCTTTGCGAATGGTATCTTGAATCAACCTAGCCATTGGGCGGGCGCCCATTTGCGGGTCAAAACCGTGTTTGGCTAGATAGTCTTTAAGAGCATCGGTGAAATGCGCTTCGACTTTTTTCTCGTGCAATTGTGCTTCGAGTTGCATGAGAAATTTGTCGACAACTTGCAAAATAATGCTATGCGTTAATGAAGCAAAAGGAATGATGGCATCAATACGATTCCGGAACTCTGGCGTAAATAGGCGCTTTATTTCCTGCATTTCATCGCCAGCTTCTTTTTTATTGGTAAAGCCAATCGTTGATTTACCCAACATTTCGGCACCGGCATTGGTGGTCATAATAATGACGACATTCCGAAAATCGGCTTTACGACCATTATTGTCGGTGAGCGTGCCATGATCCATCACTTGCAATAAAACGTTATAAATATCCGGATGCGCTTTTTCGATTTCATCCAGCAATAAGATCGAGTATGGATGTTTATTCACGGCCTCGGTGAGTAAACCACCTTGCTCATAGCCAACATATCCCGGTGGCGCGCCGATTAAACGGCTAACGGCGT includes these proteins:
- a CDS encoding RidA family protein, with product MSSIQRYHVGPRLCETVVHNNTVYLAGQIAEDLDKDALGQTVEVLACIDRLLAEVGSDKTKILQVTIFITDMADFDAMNLAWGEWVPQGHTPARATVQAKLADPRYKVEMTVIAAL
- a CDS encoding mechanosensitive ion channel family protein — its product is MDTSLISKYQDIIMGYVAEFGVKIIAGIAFWVIGRWLIGMVVRFIQAGLVRQKVDATVLRYVGSAVTVLLNVLLVIGILGYFGIQTTTFAALLAAVGLAVGMAWSGLLANFAGGAFLIVLRPFKVGDMITAGGVTGVVHEVGLFSSTIMTPDNVLTFVGNNKIFTDNIQNYTATKYRRVDLKAQLSGAADAEKAIALLKEAIAKIPNVMVEPGVEVEVLEFQLVGPVLAVRPYCHNDHYWQVYFQANKAILDTLATFPAPTPSHLVVVQQKENTAQ
- a CDS encoding methylated-DNA--[protein]-cysteine S-methyltransferase, with the protein product MLGIPSDAVIATPFGRIGLSLQDEYLSAVDFLVADTPLQANHHPLLQEAQRQILAYFNEPKFVFDLPYQLNGTPHQLKVWQAIAQIPAGEVLTYAEIARRCSSSPRAIGGACGRNPIPLVIPCHRVVAMHGLGGFNANRNGLDWLPIKRWLLQHEGVIDGQ
- a CDS encoding glycoside hydrolase family 18 protein is translated as MSRVMLAYLASWQQCDISALPVEKLTHLCYAFAKVVDGEVIEQESGDPLLSNEAYCQKLCAQLQQLKLRNPALKILISIGGWGADGFSDAALTEASREQFSRSTLRFMQKYQFDGVDLDWEYPSNAMAGIKARPEDRQNFTLMLSSLRIHLDEASAQMERKTPYLLTIAAGVGTYYLEGVELEKVAAQCDFINLMTYDFYNGWATCAGHHANLLTAAHDPSGDSADRGVQLFLDHGVAAEKMVLGCPFYGRSLLGVASPGLGAEGRAQSNGTHSYYKIANELIPSGRFTRHWDESAKAPWLFDGDEFISYEDVESIALKGQYVKQRGLAGAMFWEYTEDQSNVLLDVLWQNLQD
- a CDS encoding mechanosensitive ion channel family protein is translated as MSSNTENVLFNVVKDVKHLGFFSTDFLLQIAVLLSCWGLAFLIVNRSKRRVAAKNFRWQLANDGVQRLLFPVLALILVTLGNITYQVFEGQTSSLLRLANLLMVGLVNIRILVYIIRRTFEGATWVQRWERYIAVVIWIGYVLHVVGILPQILEALDTISFDAGKVHISILTVIQGLLSVGATLLIAMWIGRLIEQRLMSTDVMDMNVRVVLVKVMRSLLVVLAVLASLSMVGIDLTVLSVFGGALGVGLGFGLQKIASNYVSGFIILLDRSIKLGDLISVDNRQGIISGLTSRYIVLKAPDGTEALVPNDTLISQTVVNQSYNDRSVWVGLPIQVAYNSDLDQVMRLMTEITKDESRILKEPAPGAFVTAFADSGINLTLGFWLADPENGQLGLKSDLNMKIWRAFKANNIEIPYPRRDITILPGSVLPNSNV
- the rfaE2 gene encoding D-glycero-beta-D-manno-heptose 1-phosphate adenylyltransferase, which encodes MQNALPIYSMPEFESKICPPELLAEKIQLLARPLVFTNGCFDILHRGHVTYLAQARALGASLIVALNTDESVRRLGKGDDRPINPLANRAAVIASLAAVDLVTWFHEDTPFNLIDCVQPEILVKGGDWQLEQIVGSREVLARGGVVHSIPFLFDTSTTQTLKKIRGDE
- the xerD gene encoding site-specific tyrosine recombinase XerD gives rise to the protein MANKAPLPMIADSEMALINQFLDAIWLGDGLASNTIESYRRDLLIWAEWLASEREQQLLIADRDAMQAFLARQSRDMKASTLARRMASLRKFYRQALLNGQITVDPTAELTSPRRVRPLPKALPEASITALLAAPDINLAAGLRDRAMLELMYATGLRVTELVELSVNHLFLREKYIRVMNGKGGKQRLVPIGEWAAQWLSRYLTEARLLLLKNAAQATLFLNQRGEPLTRQGCWFIIKQYAVQANIPAELLSPHVLRHAFATHLLNHGADLRVVQMLLGHSDITTTQIYTQVASTRLKTLHQTNHPRG
- a CDS encoding DesA family fatty acid desaturase encodes the protein MEWLNGMVVLPWWGYVLVVLTLTHITIASVTIYLHRHQAHRALDLHPLISHFFRFWLWLTTAQVTKEWAAIHRKHHAKCESVDDPHSPQILGIGKVFWQGWELYRAEAANVETLQKYGHGTPDDFLERNLYSRHASWGPTLMAVIDLLLFGVNGIWIWAVQMLWIPVTAAGIINGFAHYWGYRNFETEDASTNLLPWGILIGGEELHNNHHTFGTSAKLSYKWFEFDIGWLYIRTMAILGLAKIRKVAPKLKVTTIRPELDEQVLQAIIANRYAIAAHYARTLKQTVAAEIEHLSATAALPSMSFDIAKRMKLWLKQDAKDTSASDKIHLELILTQSKVLEQVYQMRQELTRIWERSTLNRHELVLQLQDWCTRAENSGIQSLREFSLRLRAIA